The proteins below are encoded in one region of Psychromonas sp. psych-6C06:
- the ushA gene encoding bifunctional UDP-sugar hydrolase/5'-nucleotidase UshA yields the protein MNGAKRGLLSVAVLIALAGCDSKDLTPPTTCAEAGDSCKTFTLLHTNDNHGRFWENSHGEYGMAARKTLIDNIRDEVAQSGGEVLLLSGGDINTGVPESDLQDAKPDFIGMNAIGYDAMAVGNHEFDNPLSVVEMQRELANFPMLAANIYNKSTGERYFDAYKIFTVNGIKIAVIGLTTEDTVKIGNPEFISGLTFTNPTTEIKKVIEEINDAGSADLIFAATHMGHYEDGKHGSNAPGDVAMARALEVGDLQLVVGGHSQNPVCMEPESDKYAEFTPGGECKPEQQNGTYIMQAHEWGKYVGRADFEYFNDTLHLVSYNLIPVNLKEKNEAGDRVLIGDEIAPNSDLLETLRTYQEQGQEQLNEVIASTAELLDGERNNVRYMQTNLGHLLATAQAAKVGADIGIMNSGGVRASIASGDITYKDVLTVQPFANTITKSTMTGAQISEYLNTVATLQIGSGAYAQLVGISMTVDCSAGSVEISDINGKGYNASESYSFTVPSYNAAGGDGYPKLNPVMTGYVDAEVLYSFLKDKKTITAGEFTPANNVVYSNSLSVHGCQL from the coding sequence GCAAAACGAGGATTATTAAGTGTTGCGGTTTTGATCGCCCTAGCTGGTTGTGATAGCAAGGATTTAACACCACCTACTACCTGTGCAGAAGCTGGCGACAGCTGTAAAACATTTACCCTATTACATACCAATGATAATCACGGTCGTTTTTGGGAAAACTCACATGGTGAATATGGTATGGCTGCACGTAAAACCCTGATTGATAACATTAGAGATGAAGTCGCACAAAGTGGCGGAGAAGTCTTATTATTATCGGGTGGTGATATTAATACAGGCGTGCCTGAGTCAGACCTACAAGACGCAAAGCCCGATTTTATCGGTATGAACGCTATCGGTTACGATGCAATGGCAGTCGGAAATCACGAATTTGATAACCCACTGAGTGTTGTCGAGATGCAACGCGAGCTGGCTAACTTCCCAATGTTAGCGGCTAATATCTATAATAAAAGCACCGGTGAGCGCTACTTTGATGCCTACAAAATATTTACGGTCAATGGTATCAAAATAGCAGTAATAGGTTTAACTACTGAAGATACTGTCAAAATTGGTAACCCAGAATTTATTAGTGGCTTAACGTTTACTAACCCAACCACTGAAATCAAAAAAGTGATTGAAGAGATCAATGATGCAGGCAGTGCAGATCTTATTTTTGCTGCTACACATATGGGCCACTACGAAGATGGTAAACATGGCAGTAACGCACCAGGCGATGTGGCTATGGCGCGCGCACTTGAAGTAGGCGATTTGCAACTTGTGGTTGGCGGGCACTCTCAAAACCCTGTCTGTATGGAGCCTGAAAGTGATAAATATGCCGAATTTACACCCGGTGGAGAGTGTAAACCTGAACAACAAAATGGTACCTACATCATGCAAGCGCATGAATGGGGGAAATATGTTGGACGTGCAGATTTTGAATACTTTAACGATACCTTGCACTTAGTCAGTTACAACCTTATTCCGGTAAATTTAAAAGAAAAGAATGAAGCGGGTGATCGGGTATTAATTGGTGATGAAATCGCACCAAACAGCGATTTATTAGAGACATTACGTACCTACCAAGAGCAGGGACAAGAGCAACTTAACGAAGTGATCGCCAGCACTGCTGAACTGTTAGATGGTGAACGCAATAATGTACGTTATATGCAGACCAATTTAGGCCACTTACTGGCAACAGCGCAAGCTGCAAAAGTCGGCGCAGACATTGGTATCATGAATTCAGGAGGGGTACGAGCTTCAATTGCCAGTGGTGATATCACCTACAAAGATGTACTGACCGTACAACCTTTTGCAAACACCATAACCAAAAGCACAATGACCGGTGCACAAATCAGTGAATACCTAAATACTGTCGCGACATTACAGATTGGTTCAGGCGCTTACGCACAATTAGTTGGCATCTCTATGACTGTAGACTGTAGCGCAGGTAGCGTAGAAATTAGTGATATTAATGGCAAAGGTTATAACGCGAGTGAGTCATACAGCTTTACTGTCCCAAGCTATAATGCAGCTGGTGGCGATGGCTACCCTAAATTAAACCCGGTAATGACAGGTTATGTGGATGCAGAAGTTTTATATAGCTTCTTAAAAGACAAAAAAACGATAACTGCCGGTGAGTTCACGCCAGCAAATAACGTTGTTTATAGCAACTCATTAAGTGTGCACGGCTGTCAGCTGTAA
- the tal gene encoding transaldolase codes for MESKLDQLRKVTTVVADTGDIEAIKLYQPQDATTNPSLILKAAQISAYAPLIENAIQYAKTQSDDQSQQIDDSCDMLAVNIGKEILKIVPGRISTEVDAKLSYDTQASVRKARQLIKLYNDAGVGNERILIKLAATWQGIRAAEILEKEGINCNLTLLFSFAQAQACAEAGVYLISPFVGRIMDWYKKSEGKDFTPENDPGVKSVTSIYNYYKTHGYKTVVMGASFRNAGEILQLAGCDRLTISPQLLQELSESEGEVITQLTAANTLDEKPAPLTEAQFLWAHNQDAMAVEKLAEGIRNFAIDQNTLEEMIKDRL; via the coding sequence ATGGAAAGTAAATTAGATCAATTACGAAAAGTAACCACCGTGGTAGCAGATACTGGTGATATTGAAGCAATTAAATTGTATCAGCCACAAGATGCAACGACGAATCCATCGCTTATTTTAAAAGCAGCACAAATTAGCGCTTACGCACCACTCATCGAAAATGCTATCCAATATGCAAAAACACAAAGCGATGACCAATCTCAACAGATTGATGACAGTTGCGATATGTTGGCCGTTAACATTGGTAAAGAGATTTTAAAGATTGTACCGGGGCGTATATCAACAGAAGTCGATGCAAAGCTTTCATACGATACTCAAGCAAGTGTTCGTAAAGCGCGCCAACTGATCAAATTATACAACGATGCAGGCGTTGGTAATGAACGTATCCTGATTAAATTAGCAGCAACATGGCAAGGTATCCGGGCAGCTGAAATTTTAGAAAAAGAGGGAATCAACTGTAACTTAACCTTACTGTTTTCTTTTGCACAAGCACAAGCTTGCGCAGAGGCAGGCGTGTACCTTATTTCACCTTTCGTTGGGCGAATTATGGACTGGTACAAAAAAAGCGAAGGCAAAGATTTCACCCCAGAAAATGATCCGGGCGTAAAATCAGTCACCTCTATCTATAACTACTACAAAACACATGGCTACAAAACCGTTGTAATGGGCGCAAGTTTCCGAAACGCAGGTGAAATATTGCAATTAGCAGGCTGTGATCGCCTCACTATTAGCCCACAGCTTTTACAGGAGCTAAGTGAATCAGAGGGAGAGGTAATCACACAACTCACTGCAGCAAACACGCTAGATGAAAAACCAGCCCCGTTAACGGAAGCACAATTCTTGTGGGCACATAACCAAGATGCGATGGCGGTGGAAAAACTAGCAGAGGGCATTCGTAATTTTGCGATTGACCAAAACACCTTAGAAGAGATGATCAAAGATCGTCTTTAA
- a CDS encoding NupC/NupG family nucleoside CNT transporter — protein MHIVMGLVGIISLLLIAIIFSSNRKAINLRTVGGAFAIQTAIAAFVILTPFGASILGSISGGVQIVIDSANEGINFLFGGLVSGKMFEVFGGGGFVFAFRVLPVIIFFAAFMGVLYYLGIMQFIIKIFGGALQKMLGTSRTESMSAAANVFVGQTEAPLVVKPYIKNMTQSELFAVMCGGLASVAGSVLVGYASLGVSLDYLIAASFMAAPGGLLMAKILLPETEKVNNNIIADDSPEAEAKPVNVIDAAASGASSGLHLALNVGGMLIAFIALIALINSMLGAFGGVFGLEALSLQQILGYLFAPVAFLIGIPWSEATQVGSLLGQKLVVNEFVAYIDFIGMRDSLSAHSQVIVTVALCGFANLSSLAILLGGLGVLAPSRRADIARLGVKAVLAGTLSNFMSATLVGIFFALSGAAIVS, from the coding sequence ATGCATATTGTAATGGGACTAGTAGGGATTATTTCCCTTTTATTAATCGCGATTATTTTTTCCAGTAATCGTAAAGCAATCAACTTACGCACTGTAGGGGGCGCTTTTGCCATCCAGACCGCGATCGCAGCCTTTGTAATACTCACCCCTTTCGGTGCGAGCATTCTTGGGTCTATTTCAGGCGGTGTACAAATTGTCATTGATAGTGCCAACGAAGGGATTAACTTTCTATTTGGTGGGTTAGTCTCAGGCAAAATGTTTGAAGTATTTGGCGGTGGCGGATTTGTTTTTGCCTTTAGAGTATTGCCCGTCATTATCTTCTTTGCGGCCTTTATGGGTGTACTTTATTACCTTGGTATTATGCAGTTTATCATCAAGATTTTCGGTGGCGCACTACAGAAAATGCTTGGTACAAGCCGAACTGAATCAATGTCGGCAGCCGCTAATGTTTTTGTCGGCCAAACCGAAGCGCCTTTAGTGGTTAAGCCTTATATTAAAAATATGACCCAATCAGAGCTTTTTGCTGTGATGTGTGGTGGCTTAGCATCCGTTGCAGGTTCAGTATTAGTCGGTTATGCATCATTAGGTGTCAGTCTAGATTACCTTATTGCCGCGTCATTCATGGCAGCACCAGGTGGTCTATTAATGGCCAAGATTTTGCTACCTGAAACAGAGAAAGTAAATAACAATATCATTGCAGATGATTCACCAGAAGCAGAAGCCAAACCTGTAAACGTGATTGATGCAGCCGCATCAGGTGCTTCATCTGGCCTACATCTAGCCCTAAACGTAGGTGGTATGTTAATCGCATTCATCGCACTAATTGCATTAATTAACAGCATGTTAGGTGCTTTTGGTGGCGTATTTGGTCTAGAAGCATTATCACTACAACAAATTTTAGGTTACCTCTTTGCACCAGTAGCATTCCTGATCGGGATTCCATGGTCTGAAGCAACACAAGTAGGTAGCTTATTAGGTCAGAAACTAGTGGTAAATGAATTCGTTGCTTACATCGATTTCATCGGTATGCGTGACTCTTTAAGCGCACATTCTCAGGTTATCGTAACTGTTGCACTGTGTGGCTTTGCAAACTTATCTTCACTGGCTATTTTATTAGGTGGATTAGGTGTACTAGCCCCTTCTCGTCGCGCTGATATTGCACGCTTAGGTGTTAAAGCAGTACTTGCAGGTACGCTATCTAACTTCATGAGTGCAACACTGGTTGGTATTTTCTTCGCACTAAGTGGCGCAGCGATAGTTTCATAA
- a CDS encoding methyl-accepting chemotaxis protein, whose amino-acid sequence MYFLSTLSLRNKLLIAMLMATIIPASIVGFVGNAKNKALLTQRLEQSDLPNLLQRVRNAVDGDISEMKVLSKSIATHPLLLQWLAQGAPSAEEPLIVQTLSQISKDNQFSNTSFADRQSAKFWNQDGFLRVLKNDSADGWFFALRDSGQQESASTYTYENGDVDVFVNYQQLDGRGMSGVSKSFNDMVDYLNSFQIEKTGFVYLVDKDGLVKVHQNKSFSETQNLGALYQFNAQPLLSQQNFAFKNTEQLIIASSYIPSLGWYVIAEVPKAELYSALNESQNYMMFWLLVTVIIFAIVSVLLAKSLIKPINTLAQLFKHLGETDGDLTYRLPTNSSEEVKRLGEGFNSFISKIHSIVGDVANTSIEVRQASSTIYQDANQSKVVAQAQRDIATQVATAINEMGSTIAEIASNASHASQVTNQSSDQASEAQSIVDQSTQSILAMAKNMDSVSTNISSLAQKSSAISSVIDVIRGISEQTNLLALNAAIEAARAGEQGRGFAVVADEVRSLAKRTSDSTDEINQMITQLQNESQLAVESVADTKKSAEVGVQSAQKTDQALNEIVQNIQQISDLNTQVATATEEQSVVINEINTHVHSISDSSEESANSAANIATSSESLSLMAKDLDRLVRSFKL is encoded by the coding sequence ATGTACTTTTTAAGCACGTTATCCCTTCGCAATAAGCTGTTAATCGCGATGTTAATGGCCACCATTATTCCAGCGAGTATTGTTGGCTTTGTCGGAAATGCAAAAAATAAGGCACTACTGACACAGCGATTAGAACAATCTGATCTACCTAATTTATTACAACGTGTACGTAATGCTGTAGATGGGGATATTTCAGAGATGAAAGTGCTCAGTAAGTCAATTGCCACTCACCCTCTATTGCTTCAATGGTTAGCACAAGGGGCACCAAGCGCAGAAGAGCCTTTGATAGTTCAAACGTTATCGCAAATAAGTAAAGACAACCAATTTAGTAATACCTCCTTTGCCGATAGACAAAGTGCAAAATTCTGGAATCAAGACGGTTTTTTACGTGTATTAAAGAATGATAGCGCAGACGGCTGGTTTTTTGCTTTACGGGACAGTGGACAACAAGAGTCCGCCAGCACTTATACCTATGAAAATGGCGACGTAGATGTATTTGTAAATTATCAGCAACTTGATGGGCGAGGAATGTCAGGCGTATCAAAGTCTTTTAATGATATGGTCGATTACCTAAATAGCTTCCAAATTGAAAAAACAGGCTTTGTTTATCTTGTAGATAAAGATGGACTAGTGAAAGTACATCAAAATAAAAGTTTCAGTGAAACACAAAACCTAGGTGCACTTTATCAATTTAATGCACAACCCTTATTATCGCAGCAAAACTTCGCCTTTAAAAATACAGAACAATTAATTATCGCCAGCAGTTATATCCCAAGTCTGGGCTGGTACGTTATCGCAGAAGTGCCCAAAGCGGAGCTTTATTCAGCCCTGAATGAGTCACAAAATTATATGATGTTCTGGTTATTAGTCACTGTGATTATCTTTGCAATTGTCAGCGTTTTACTCGCTAAAAGCTTAATAAAACCGATCAACACGCTTGCACAACTATTTAAGCACCTAGGCGAAACCGATGGCGACTTGACCTATCGTTTACCGACCAATAGTAGCGAAGAGGTAAAAAGGCTTGGCGAAGGTTTTAACAGCTTTATTAGTAAAATTCACTCCATTGTGGGTGATGTAGCGAATACTTCCATCGAGGTGCGCCAAGCATCTAGCACTATATATCAGGATGCTAACCAATCGAAAGTTGTCGCTCAAGCACAACGAGATATCGCGACACAAGTTGCAACGGCAATTAATGAGATGGGGTCAACCATTGCAGAAATTGCCAGTAATGCCTCTCATGCGTCTCAAGTAACCAATCAATCGAGCGATCAAGCATCCGAAGCGCAAAGCATTGTCGATCAATCGACGCAAAGCATCCTTGCCATGGCAAAAAATATGGACTCTGTTTCGACTAATATCAGCTCACTAGCACAGAAAAGCAGTGCAATTAGCAGTGTCATTGATGTGATCAGAGGAATATCAGAGCAAACTAATCTACTCGCACTCAATGCAGCCATTGAAGCAGCGCGTGCTGGTGAGCAAGGCCGAGGCTTTGCTGTTGTTGCCGATGAAGTAAGAAGTCTCGCGAAACGTACCAGTGATTCAACCGATGAAATAAATCAAATGATCACTCAACTCCAAAATGAATCACAGCTAGCTGTTGAGAGTGTTGCAGACACAAAAAAAAGTGCCGAAGTTGGCGTTCAATCCGCACAAAAAACTGACCAAGCATTAAACGAAATTGTGCAAAACATTCAGCAAATATCTGATTTAAATACGCAAGTTGCAACAGCCACAGAAGAGCAATCCGTCGTTATTAATGAGATAAATACACATGTGCACAGCATTAGCGACAGCAGTGAGGAGAGTGCAAATAGCGCGGCGAATATAGCAACGTCAAGTGAGTCACTCAGCTTGATGGCAAAGGATTTAGACCGCTTAGTGCGGTCATTTAAACTATAA